Proteins co-encoded in one Luteolibacter sp. Y139 genomic window:
- a CDS encoding mechanosensitive ion channel family protein, giving the protein MARILRETALPLGGLVLVAVLDRYQGGGFIREEDWQKVAAVSCILLGFSLVYRLLCSVVLDLAVAKSKGRPVPKILKHLIGIVFIVAAALLSVNVVFSGALPGLLTLSSVIAVVVGLALRPIILDIFSGLSANIDSAFHIGDWIEIPRSSGGNPQSGWVEEINWRTTHLRTRAGNLVVCPNSVLSTAIITNFSQPSRLSRFDMKVKLPPELDPDRGREVLLAAVQATVGVEGGPDPAAKAPDVLITGMEASGVVYWIRYWLDPAAKSSDQATDTVARSVLRHLQLAGIPLSEKVVLHREERELVGNVTPAARAKLLGRLALFHNVNHGSLDVLAESAALIRFEKGEVLIRQGGEDHEMFLLVEGAVEVLVEVDGREVFVAPMHAGDYFGEMSLLTGEPRTATIRAATGGAAYRIGRQAITPLLEANPDIMDQLSHNLASRNLRRHAKESAAHDEDHEEKRASLAKVLLGKMISVFRSGPSVN; this is encoded by the coding sequence TTGGCTCGTATTCTCCGCGAGACGGCTTTGCCTCTGGGTGGCCTCGTTTTGGTCGCGGTGCTGGATCGCTATCAGGGTGGTGGATTCATCCGCGAGGAGGATTGGCAGAAGGTGGCGGCGGTGTCCTGCATCCTGCTGGGGTTCTCGCTGGTGTATCGCTTGCTGTGCTCGGTGGTGCTGGACCTGGCGGTGGCGAAGTCGAAGGGCCGGCCGGTGCCGAAGATCCTGAAGCATCTCATCGGGATCGTCTTCATCGTCGCGGCGGCGCTGTTGTCGGTGAATGTGGTTTTCAGCGGTGCGCTTCCCGGCTTGCTGACGCTTTCCAGCGTGATCGCGGTGGTGGTGGGCCTCGCGCTGCGGCCGATCATCCTCGATATTTTTTCGGGGCTGAGTGCGAACATCGATTCGGCGTTTCATATCGGTGATTGGATCGAGATTCCGCGGAGCAGTGGCGGCAATCCGCAGTCCGGCTGGGTGGAAGAGATCAACTGGCGCACCACGCATCTGCGGACGCGCGCGGGGAATCTGGTGGTGTGTCCCAACAGCGTGCTGAGCACGGCGATCATCACGAATTTCTCCCAGCCCTCGCGTCTGAGCCGATTCGATATGAAGGTGAAGCTGCCGCCGGAGCTCGATCCGGATCGTGGGCGTGAAGTCTTGCTGGCTGCGGTGCAGGCCACCGTAGGCGTGGAGGGAGGACCGGATCCCGCGGCGAAAGCTCCCGACGTGCTGATCACGGGCATGGAGGCGTCGGGGGTGGTGTATTGGATCCGCTATTGGCTGGATCCTGCGGCGAAGTCATCGGACCAGGCGACCGACACGGTCGCGCGGAGCGTGCTGCGGCATCTGCAGCTCGCGGGCATCCCACTTTCGGAGAAGGTGGTCCTCCATCGCGAGGAGCGGGAACTCGTGGGTAATGTCACTCCTGCCGCGCGTGCGAAGCTGCTGGGGAGGCTTGCACTTTTCCACAACGTGAACCATGGCTCGTTGGATGTGCTGGCGGAGAGCGCGGCGCTGATCCGCTTCGAGAAGGGCGAGGTGCTGATCCGTCAGGGAGGTGAGGATCATGAGATGTTCCTGCTCGTGGAGGGAGCGGTGGAGGTGCTGGTGGAAGTCGATGGCCGGGAGGTCTTCGTGGCGCCGATGCATGCGGGGGACTATTTTGGCGAAATGTCCCTGCTTACGGGGGAGCCGCGCACCGCGACGATTCGTGCGGCGACGGGCGGGGCGGCCTATCGAATCGGGCGGCAGGCGATCACGCCGCTGCTGGAGGCGAATCCGGACATCATGGACCAGCTGAGCCACAATCTCGCCAGCCGCAATCTCCGCCGTCATGCGAAGGAAAGCGCAGCGCACGACGAGGACCACGAAGAGAAGCGAGCGAGCCTGGCGAAGGTGCTACTGGGGAAAATGATCAGCGTTTTCCGCAGCGGGCCTTCCGTGAATTGA
- a CDS encoding RNA polymerase sigma factor — MPADPLESQSPDPFPKTRWSMVWGAQGDDPAALAELCKAYWFPLYCYARRITGNRDDANDLTQSFFEMLLTQQSLKSVSAERGKLRAFLLTALKNHAAGQHRRDSAQKRGGSMPVVMIDALSAEQRYALEPHENLSPEKEFDRAWARQLLASVLTKLGEAYREAGKGNVFDALHDHLTGGETEAYADAAESLGLSQAAVRYAAFKLRERYRTMLREAILDTVTSDEEAAEEMSHLRCLFSD; from the coding sequence GTGCCTGCCGATCCCCTCGAGTCGCAATCGCCCGATCCCTTCCCCAAGACCCGCTGGAGCATGGTCTGGGGAGCACAGGGCGACGACCCCGCGGCACTCGCTGAACTGTGCAAGGCCTACTGGTTCCCCCTCTACTGCTACGCCCGTCGGATCACCGGAAATCGCGATGATGCGAATGACCTGACCCAAAGCTTCTTCGAAATGCTGCTGACCCAGCAGTCGCTGAAAAGCGTGAGCGCGGAACGCGGCAAGCTGCGGGCATTCCTTCTCACCGCCCTGAAAAATCACGCGGCAGGCCAACACCGCCGCGACAGCGCGCAAAAACGCGGCGGCTCCATGCCCGTGGTGATGATCGATGCCCTGAGCGCCGAGCAGCGCTATGCGCTCGAACCCCACGAAAACCTCTCCCCGGAAAAGGAGTTCGACCGCGCCTGGGCTCGCCAACTCCTCGCTTCCGTCCTCACCAAACTCGGCGAAGCCTATCGCGAAGCGGGCAAAGGAAATGTCTTCGACGCCCTCCACGACCACCTCACCGGCGGCGAAACGGAAGCCTACGCCGATGCCGCCGAATCTCTCGGCCTTTCCCAGGCAGCCGTCCGCTACGCCGCCTTCAAGCTGCGCGAGCGCTACCGCACCATGCTCCGTGAAGCCATCCTTGACACCGTGACCAGCGATGAAGAGGCCGCGGAGGAAATGTCTCACCTGCGCTGCCTCTTCTCCGACTGA
- a CDS encoding cyclic nucleotide-binding domain-containing protein, producing MSKLLELVGDAPEVQFAGGDVIIQEGAPAGDLFLLKSGEVEVLRDQMSIGRISKEGSALGEISALLGVPATATVVALAPCTFAVVKDAASVMPLAMRSRWRLRGIWRVAFRG from the coding sequence ATGTCGAAGTTGCTGGAGTTGGTTGGAGATGCCCCTGAAGTCCAATTTGCCGGGGGCGATGTCATCATTCAGGAGGGCGCGCCGGCGGGTGATCTTTTCCTTCTCAAGTCCGGTGAGGTGGAGGTCCTGCGCGATCAGATGTCGATCGGCCGGATCTCCAAGGAGGGATCGGCCTTGGGTGAGATTTCCGCTCTGTTAGGCGTGCCTGCCACGGCCACGGTGGTGGCGCTGGCGCCCTGCACCTTCGCGGTGGTGAAGGATGCGGCCTCGGTGATGCCGCTAGCCATGAGATCACGCTGGAGATTGCGCGGAATCTGGCGCGTCGCCTTTCGTGGATGA
- the cls gene encoding cardiolipin synthase, translated as MPGHEILTATLAAALLLFHGLGLVLIVHALMNVRTSQGTIAWIVSLLALPWIAVPMYYLTGKSRFSGYVRARRGEDADLRKLAEDMHQRLRHHEIKPDDAFGRAAEFLGGLPFTRGNELTLLIDGEETFEALFKSIASAQTYLLVNFFIVKNDRVGHRFKQALIDRAKAGVRVYFLYDELGSNKLSRAYLKELEAAGIKHAYFGSNRYWVSRVQLNFRNHRKIVVVDGKEAFVGGINVGDEYLGRDQRFGAWRDTHLKLRGPSVQAIQLVFIEDWNWAADEIPDLEWSGHAETADQIAAIIPTGPADPVESWQLVVAELANTARERLWIATPYFVPDGGVLTALQAASIRGVDVRILIPEKADHLLVWLSAFTYFEPAITCGIKLFRYTRGFLHQKVILSDQLACVGTANLDNRSFRLNFEISALSADPAFASDVAKMLENDFTLSREVKVDEFTSRPFLFRLACRAARLTAPVQ; from the coding sequence ATGCCGGGCCACGAAATCCTCACCGCCACCCTCGCCGCGGCGCTGCTGCTTTTCCACGGATTGGGCCTCGTGCTGATCGTCCATGCGCTGATGAACGTGCGCACCTCCCAGGGCACCATCGCCTGGATCGTTTCCCTGCTGGCCCTGCCGTGGATCGCGGTGCCGATGTACTACCTCACCGGCAAGTCCCGCTTCTCCGGCTACGTCCGGGCCCGCCGCGGCGAGGATGCCGACCTGCGCAAGCTTGCCGAGGACATGCACCAGCGCCTGCGCCACCATGAGATCAAGCCGGACGATGCCTTCGGCAGGGCCGCGGAGTTCCTCGGCGGCCTCCCTTTCACCCGCGGCAATGAACTGACACTGCTGATCGACGGCGAAGAGACCTTTGAAGCCCTCTTCAAATCCATCGCTTCCGCCCAGACCTACCTGCTGGTGAACTTCTTCATCGTGAAGAACGACCGCGTCGGCCACCGCTTCAAGCAAGCCCTGATCGACCGCGCCAAAGCCGGCGTCCGCGTCTACTTCCTCTACGACGAACTCGGCTCTAACAAGCTCTCCCGCGCTTACCTGAAAGAACTCGAAGCCGCGGGAATCAAGCACGCCTACTTCGGCAGCAATCGCTACTGGGTCTCACGCGTGCAGCTCAATTTCCGCAACCACCGCAAGATCGTCGTCGTGGATGGCAAGGAAGCCTTCGTCGGCGGCATCAATGTCGGCGACGAATACCTCGGCCGCGACCAGCGCTTCGGCGCGTGGCGAGATACCCATCTCAAATTGAGAGGCCCCTCGGTCCAGGCGATCCAACTCGTCTTCATTGAAGACTGGAATTGGGCCGCCGATGAAATCCCCGACCTCGAATGGTCCGGGCACGCGGAAACCGCCGATCAAATCGCAGCCATAATCCCCACCGGCCCGGCCGACCCGGTCGAGTCCTGGCAACTCGTCGTCGCCGAGCTGGCCAATACCGCCCGCGAGCGCCTGTGGATCGCCACCCCTTACTTCGTGCCAGATGGCGGCGTTCTGACCGCTCTGCAAGCCGCCTCAATCCGCGGCGTGGACGTTCGCATTTTGATCCCTGAGAAAGCGGATCACCTCCTCGTCTGGCTCTCCGCCTTCACCTACTTCGAGCCGGCCATCACCTGCGGCATCAAACTCTTCCGCTACACGCGCGGCTTCCTCCACCAGAAGGTCATCCTGAGCGACCAACTCGCTTGCGTCGGCACCGCCAATCTCGACAACCGCTCCTTCCGGCTGAACTTCGAGATCTCGGCCTTGTCCGCAGATCCCGCATTCGCCAGCGACGTCGCCAAGATGCTGGAAAACGATTTCACCCTGTCACGCGAGGTGAAGGTCGATGAATTCACCAGCCGACCTTTCCTCTTCCGCCTCGCCTGCCGTGCCGCCCGATTGACGGCACCGGTCCAATGA
- a CDS encoding cysteine desulfurase family protein encodes MIYLDANATTPLLPEVLDAMLPWLREGFHNPNASYRGAKEARRAIEEAREKVAALIGARAEEIVFMGGGTESTNSVLKWLARLVGRKSGRVITSAIEHSAVLKPCETFGEVGYPLARVGVDAGGRLNVDEFQAACEAAREGGGFASIMWANNETGVIQPVDEACAIAKENGLAFHTDAIQAVGKIPVNVGEVPVDFLSLSAHKFHGPKGVGALYIRSGCRFEPMLRGGGQEKDRRSGTENTAGIVGLGKAAELAMERLLKKESPVALRNAFEAKIVGELEGVTVNGDLLHRLPGTSHLSFTGCEAAGLLILLDDLGVACSAGSACMTGKQQPSHVQKAMGFSDAKAKSSLRFGFSCLTTMEEAMAAAEAVKKSVEKLRRVQGGSTGPVVVYSP; translated from the coding sequence GTGATCTATTTGGATGCCAACGCCACGACGCCGCTCCTGCCGGAGGTGCTGGATGCCATGCTGCCGTGGCTGCGGGAGGGATTTCACAATCCAAACGCCAGTTACCGCGGGGCGAAGGAAGCTCGCCGGGCGATCGAGGAGGCGCGGGAGAAGGTGGCCGCGCTGATCGGTGCGCGGGCGGAGGAGATTGTGTTTATGGGCGGTGGCACGGAGAGCACGAACTCCGTCTTGAAGTGGCTGGCGCGGCTCGTCGGGCGGAAGAGCGGGCGAGTGATTACCAGCGCGATCGAGCACAGTGCGGTGCTGAAGCCGTGTGAGACTTTTGGCGAGGTGGGGTATCCGTTGGCCCGTGTCGGTGTCGATGCGGGCGGGAGATTGAATGTGGATGAATTTCAAGCGGCCTGTGAGGCGGCGAGGGAGGGCGGGGGATTTGCCTCGATCATGTGGGCGAACAACGAGACGGGCGTGATCCAGCCCGTGGATGAGGCATGTGCCATCGCGAAGGAGAACGGTCTCGCCTTTCATACGGATGCGATCCAGGCGGTCGGCAAGATCCCGGTGAATGTCGGCGAGGTGCCCGTCGACTTTCTCTCGCTCTCGGCGCACAAGTTTCACGGGCCGAAGGGTGTGGGGGCTCTCTACATTCGCAGTGGCTGCCGCTTCGAGCCGATGCTACGCGGGGGTGGCCAGGAGAAGGACCGGCGGAGCGGGACGGAAAATACTGCGGGCATCGTAGGTCTGGGCAAGGCGGCGGAACTTGCGATGGAGCGGCTTTTGAAGAAAGAGAGTCCGGTGGCGCTGCGCAATGCGTTCGAGGCGAAGATCGTGGGTGAGCTTGAAGGGGTCACGGTGAATGGCGATCTGCTTCACCGCTTGCCGGGGACGAGTCATCTTTCCTTCACGGGTTGCGAAGCGGCGGGCTTGCTAATTCTGTTAGATGATTTGGGCGTTGCTTGTTCGGCGGGTTCCGCGTGTATGACGGGGAAGCAGCAGCCTTCTCATGTCCAGAAGGCAATGGGATTCTCCGATGCCAAGGCGAAGAGCAGCCTGCGCTTTGGTTTCTCCTGTCTCACTACGATGGAGGAGGCGATGGCCGCTGCGGAGGCGGTGAAGAAGTCGGTGGAGAAACTTCGCCGTGTCCAAGGGGGCAGCACGGGGCCGGTGGTGGTTTATTCGCCGTGA
- a CDS encoding thioredoxin domain-containing protein encodes MPNALADETSPYLLQHAHNPVDWLPWSEAAFARAKEEDKLVFLSIGYSTCHWCHVMERESFENDAIAGVMNANFICVKVDREERPDIDATYMAFVQATTGQGGWPMSVWLTPEGKPVVGGTYFPPEDRYGRAGFPRLCAELGRLWQDDRARMEDSATKVMAHLREQSSAESVVNGLPTEKVFGDFIDRCEAMFDPALGGFGNAPKFPRPVVPRLLLQLADRFDGDEREEALQMTSRTLRAMAAGGMNDQLAGGFHRYSVDRYWHVPHYEKMLYDQAQIALLYLEAWQAGGDDRDREVAEDIFRYVLTDLLDPSGAFHAAEDADSLASAEDSEKKEGAYWTWEAAEIYRLLDARSAAIFCAAYGVEENGNARPESDPHGELEGRNTLFQAVGLGGLAEQFDLPEGEIRALLDEAGKVLLGARRLRPLPHRDDKLITAWNGLMIEAFARGGRVLDRPDLTDAARGAAEFIRRELWDGEKLWRSYRGKRGDAPGFASDYAFLISGLIEMHGADGDAAWLDWAGELQSALDRDHWEESQAGYVISAELNGEPLLVIREDYDGAEPSANHVAAENLLKLATLLDEPAFAKRAEAILRAGSRVAQTQPFAVPVLLGALDLYQRGVVKIEIRGTPEPGLAETMRRTWLPRAVWTRSPGDGDVIVCINQVCLPPVNSAVDWNKGEFFP; translated from the coding sequence ATGCCGAATGCCCTCGCGGACGAGACTTCACCCTACCTGCTGCAGCACGCGCACAATCCGGTGGATTGGCTGCCGTGGAGCGAGGCGGCGTTCGCGCGGGCGAAGGAGGAGGACAAGCTGGTCTTTCTGTCGATCGGTTACTCGACCTGCCATTGGTGCCATGTGATGGAGCGGGAGAGTTTCGAGAACGATGCCATTGCCGGGGTGATGAATGCGAATTTCATCTGCGTGAAGGTGGACCGCGAGGAACGGCCGGACATTGATGCGACCTACATGGCGTTTGTCCAAGCGACCACGGGTCAGGGCGGTTGGCCGATGAGCGTGTGGCTGACGCCGGAGGGGAAACCGGTGGTGGGAGGCACTTACTTTCCGCCCGAGGATCGCTATGGGCGTGCCGGATTCCCGCGGCTTTGTGCTGAATTGGGCCGGTTGTGGCAGGACGATCGCGCGCGGATGGAGGACAGCGCGACGAAGGTGATGGCTCACCTTCGCGAGCAGTCGTCTGCTGAGTCGGTCGTCAATGGCTTGCCGACGGAGAAGGTTTTCGGCGATTTCATTGATCGATGCGAGGCGATGTTCGATCCGGCGCTGGGGGGCTTTGGCAACGCACCGAAGTTTCCGCGGCCGGTGGTGCCGCGTCTCTTGCTGCAACTTGCCGATCGATTCGATGGTGATGAAAGGGAGGAGGCGCTGCAGATGACGAGTCGAACGCTTCGTGCGATGGCTGCGGGAGGAATGAATGATCAGCTGGCGGGTGGGTTCCATCGCTACTCGGTGGATCGGTATTGGCATGTGCCGCACTACGAGAAGATGCTCTATGATCAGGCGCAGATTGCCCTGCTCTACCTGGAGGCGTGGCAGGCTGGCGGAGATGATCGCGATCGCGAGGTGGCGGAGGATATTTTCCGCTACGTGCTCACCGACCTGCTCGATCCGAGCGGTGCCTTTCATGCAGCGGAGGATGCGGACAGCCTTGCTTCGGCGGAGGATTCGGAGAAGAAGGAGGGGGCTTATTGGACTTGGGAGGCGGCTGAGATCTATCGGCTGCTGGATGCCCGGAGCGCGGCGATTTTTTGTGCGGCGTATGGTGTGGAGGAGAATGGCAATGCGCGTCCGGAGAGTGATCCGCATGGGGAACTTGAGGGTCGGAATACGCTCTTCCAAGCGGTTGGCTTGGGAGGGTTGGCGGAACAATTCGATCTGCCTGAGGGCGAGATTCGCGCGCTGCTTGATGAAGCCGGAAAGGTTTTGTTAGGGGCGCGTAGATTGCGGCCGCTGCCTCATCGGGATGACAAGCTGATCACGGCTTGGAATGGATTGATGATTGAGGCCTTTGCCCGGGGTGGGCGTGTGTTGGATCGCCCTGATCTTACCGATGCGGCACGCGGTGCTGCCGAATTCATCCGCCGCGAACTGTGGGACGGGGAGAAGCTCTGGCGTAGCTATCGGGGCAAGCGTGGTGATGCTCCGGGATTTGCGTCGGACTACGCGTTCCTGATTTCCGGCCTCATTGAAATGCACGGTGCCGATGGTGATGCGGCATGGCTGGATTGGGCGGGTGAGCTTCAGTCGGCGCTCGACCGTGACCACTGGGAGGAAAGCCAGGCGGGCTACGTGATTAGCGCGGAGTTGAACGGCGAGCCTTTGCTAGTGATTCGCGAGGATTATGATGGAGCCGAGCCCTCCGCAAACCACGTGGCTGCGGAGAATCTGCTCAAACTGGCGACGCTGTTGGATGAGCCAGCCTTTGCCAAGCGGGCGGAAGCCATCCTGCGGGCTGGCTCCCGTGTGGCTCAAACGCAGCCCTTCGCGGTCCCGGTGTTGCTGGGTGCGCTTGATCTTTATCAGCGCGGTGTCGTGAAGATCGAAATCCGGGGGACGCCCGAGCCTGGCCTAGCTGAAACGATGCGCCGCACTTGGCTCCCGCGCGCGGTGTGGACTCGTTCGCCGGGGGACGGAGATGTGATCGTTTGTATAAATCAGGTTTGTTTGCCTCCGGTCAATTCGGCAGTCGATTGGAACAAGGGGGAATTTTTCCCCTAG